The proteins below are encoded in one region of Mycobacterium pseudokansasii:
- a CDS encoding zinc-binding alcohol dehydrogenase family protein, with protein MSAAASAPTMTAWQIRRPGPLDSSPLERVSTEMPRPGPGELLVAVHTCGVCRTDLHVAEGDLPVHRQRVTPGHEVVGEVIEVSADAGDEFQVGDRVGIAWLRHTCGVCKYCLRGDENLCPKSRYTGWDADGGYAEFTTVPAAFAHHLPSGYSDSELAPLLCAGIIGYRSLLRAELPPGGRLGLYGFGGSAHITAQVALAQGAEVHVMTRGAQARRLALELGAASAQGAADPPPVPLDAAILFAPVGDLVLPACEALDRGGTLAIAGIHLSDIPALNYQRHLFQERQIRSVTSNTRADARAFLDFAAHHHIQVTTPEYPLGQADRALSDLSSGRIAGAAVLLI; from the coding sequence ATGTCCGCAGCGGCGAGCGCCCCGACGATGACGGCCTGGCAGATACGCCGGCCCGGCCCGCTGGACAGCAGCCCGCTCGAGCGGGTCAGCACCGAAATGCCGCGACCGGGACCGGGTGAGCTGCTCGTGGCGGTGCACACGTGCGGGGTTTGCCGGACCGATCTGCATGTCGCCGAGGGCGATCTTCCCGTGCACCGCCAACGGGTGACTCCCGGACATGAGGTGGTAGGGGAGGTCATCGAGGTGAGCGCCGATGCCGGCGACGAGTTCCAGGTCGGGGACCGGGTTGGTATCGCGTGGTTACGCCACACCTGCGGGGTGTGCAAGTACTGCCTTAGGGGCGACGAGAATCTGTGTCCGAAGTCGCGCTACACCGGCTGGGACGCCGACGGCGGATACGCCGAATTCACCACGGTTCCAGCGGCTTTCGCGCACCACCTGCCCAGCGGCTACAGCGACAGCGAGCTTGCGCCGCTACTGTGTGCCGGCATCATCGGATACCGCTCACTGTTGCGGGCGGAGCTGCCGCCCGGCGGTCGGCTGGGTCTTTACGGCTTCGGCGGCAGCGCCCATATCACCGCTCAGGTCGCGCTGGCCCAGGGCGCCGAGGTCCACGTGATGACCCGCGGAGCGCAAGCGCGCCGGCTGGCGCTCGAACTCGGCGCCGCCTCGGCCCAAGGTGCCGCCGACCCGCCCCCGGTGCCGCTCGACGCGGCGATCTTGTTCGCGCCGGTCGGTGACCTGGTGCTGCCCGCCTGCGAGGCTCTGGACCGAGGCGGTACCTTGGCGATCGCCGGCATCCACCTCAGCGATATCCCGGCCCTGAACTACCAGCGGCACCTATTCCAGGAGCGCCAGATCCGGTCGGTCACTTCGAACACGCGGGCCGACGCGCGCGCGTTTCTCGACTTCGCAGCGCACCATCACATCCAGGTCACCACTCCGGAATACCCGTTGGGACAAGCTGATCGCGCGCTCAGCGACCTCAGCTCCGGGCGCATCGCGGGTGCAGCCGTCCTGTTGATCTAA
- a CDS encoding CPBP family intramembrane glutamic endopeptidase — protein sequence MPKLERLRIHVDIAVVVVVLVLTNLVAHFTTPWASIATVPAAAVGLLILVRWRGLGWTELGLGRQHWRSGLGYALAAVAVVVSVIAVGVLVPVTRPMFLNNRYATVSGALIASMLVIPLQTVIPEELAFRGVLHGALNRAWGFRGVAMVGSLLFGLWHVATSLGLTSTNVGFTRLFGGGIAGMLAGVTLAVLATGAVGFVFSWLRRRSGSLLAPIALHWSLNGLGALAAAVVWHLTT from the coding sequence ATGCCGAAACTTGAGCGGTTGCGGATCCACGTCGATATCGCCGTCGTCGTCGTGGTGCTGGTGCTGACCAACCTGGTGGCGCACTTCACCACACCGTGGGCCAGCATCGCGACCGTCCCGGCCGCCGCCGTCGGTCTGCTGATCCTCGTCCGATGGCGTGGGCTTGGCTGGACCGAATTGGGTCTGGGTCGACAGCACTGGAGATCCGGTTTGGGGTATGCGCTGGCTGCCGTGGCCGTGGTGGTGTCGGTGATCGCGGTCGGCGTGCTGGTGCCGGTGACTCGACCGATGTTCCTGAACAACCGCTACGCGACTGTCTCGGGCGCGCTGATCGCCTCGATGCTCGTCATCCCGCTGCAAACCGTCATTCCCGAGGAGCTGGCGTTCCGCGGTGTCCTGCACGGTGCGCTGAATCGTGCCTGGGGATTTCGGGGCGTCGCGATGGTGGGCTCGCTGCTCTTCGGCCTTTGGCATGTTGCCACGTCATTGGGACTGACCAGCACCAATGTCGGCTTCACGCGGCTGTTTGGCGGCGGGATCGCCGGGATGCTGGCCGGGGTGACGTTGGCGGTGTTGGCTACCGGCGCGGTGGGCTTCGTGTTCAGCTGGCTGCGCCGGCGTAGCGGCAGCCTGCTCGCGCCGATAGCCCTGCATTGGTCGCTGAACGGATTGGGCGCGCTGGCCGCCGCCGTAGTCTGGCACCTGACCACCTGA
- a CDS encoding MOSC domain-containing protein — MAHVVSVNVARARANPDPRALSKVTGIDKVAVTEPVMVRAPGPMHGGMGSGLVGDIIGNQKFHGGDDQAVYAYAREDLDGWESRLQRTLSSGIFGENLTTVGIDVTGARIGDRWHVGTDGLVLEVSAPRTPCRTFSAFLELRHWINTFTQAGKPGAYLRVISPGTVRAGDAITIDRRSDHDVTIGLVFRARMSEPELLPQLLVADALSAELLAYARRRLTANDG; from the coding sequence GTGGCGCATGTCGTGTCGGTGAACGTTGCCCGTGCCCGAGCAAACCCTGATCCCCGCGCATTGTCCAAGGTGACAGGCATCGACAAGGTGGCGGTAACCGAGCCGGTCATGGTCAGAGCGCCGGGCCCGATGCACGGTGGTATGGGCAGCGGGCTGGTCGGCGACATCATCGGCAATCAGAAATTCCATGGCGGCGACGACCAGGCCGTTTACGCGTATGCGCGAGAAGACCTGGACGGCTGGGAATCTCGACTCCAGCGCACGCTCAGCAGCGGAATATTCGGCGAGAATCTGACTACCGTGGGCATCGATGTGACCGGCGCACGGATCGGTGACCGATGGCACGTCGGCACGGACGGTTTGGTGCTGGAAGTATCCGCGCCCCGGACGCCATGCCGGACGTTTTCGGCATTCCTGGAATTGCGCCATTGGATCAACACCTTCACTCAAGCAGGGAAACCCGGGGCCTACTTGCGGGTGATATCGCCCGGAACAGTTCGGGCCGGTGACGCAATCACGATCGACCGCCGCTCCGATCATGACGTGACCATCGGTCTCGTCTTCCGCGCCCGAATGTCGGAACCTGAGCTGCTGCCCCAGCTATTGGTAGCCGACGCGCTCTCAGCCGAACTTCTGGCCTACGCGCGCCGCAGGCTGACGGCGAACGACGGGTGA
- a CDS encoding SRPBCC family protein has translation MMPVVSAALTQAERDAIEQVHAVKPLKPTELAFTALWLCDDASDEDRAIVRSLVPKPVARAIEIFATPGYQRYAWRLWHLAQHTRLRQKLNGQLSVDIPAPIEAVWQLVADPLRVPEWSHECRRVRFLDGATSAGPGRRFRGTNRSGRYRWTRSCTIFTYDEPREFGYLTSGGPGDATAWHFRLEPTPAGTRLIQSFQGVSMPLWFSRLVALLIPEHDDRTEALCADLVRLAAIAEAEHCAPSIGCAGLVGPSLRS, from the coding sequence ATGATGCCGGTCGTGTCGGCGGCGCTGACGCAGGCCGAGCGGGATGCCATCGAACAGGTCCATGCCGTCAAGCCGCTGAAGCCAACCGAGCTTGCTTTCACCGCATTGTGGCTGTGCGATGACGCCAGCGATGAGGACCGTGCGATAGTCCGATCGCTGGTCCCCAAGCCGGTCGCGCGGGCGATCGAGATCTTTGCCACCCCTGGCTACCAGCGCTACGCATGGCGCCTTTGGCATCTGGCGCAGCACACTCGGCTGCGCCAGAAACTCAATGGACAACTCAGCGTCGATATTCCCGCCCCGATCGAGGCGGTGTGGCAACTGGTCGCCGATCCGCTTCGGGTTCCGGAGTGGAGCCACGAGTGTCGGCGGGTGCGATTTCTGGATGGCGCGACCTCGGCGGGACCCGGCCGGCGATTTCGTGGGACCAACCGCAGCGGCCGTTATCGATGGACGCGTAGCTGCACAATCTTCACCTACGACGAGCCCAGAGAGTTCGGCTACCTCACCTCAGGAGGTCCCGGCGATGCAACCGCCTGGCACTTCCGGTTGGAGCCCACCCCGGCGGGCACCCGGCTAATCCAGTCCTTCCAAGGCGTCTCGATGCCGCTATGGTTCTCGCGTTTGGTTGCACTGCTGATACCCGAGCACGACGACCGCACCGAGGCGCTGTGCGCTGACCTGGTGCGGTTGGCTGCGATTGCCGAAGCGGAGCACTGCGCGCCGTCGATCGGATGCGCCGGACTGGTCGGTCCATCGCTTCGGTCTTGA
- a CDS encoding hemerythrin domain-containing protein, which produces MMGIVHSALRPDIARAQLALTRWPYPDRSQRAAVAEHLVWMTKFLHRHHRVEDEGLYPLVRQRVSQAAGLLDAMDADHHALIPAIEQLTDSARRYAADPSVRLDLATALNV; this is translated from the coding sequence ATGATGGGCATCGTCCACAGTGCGCTGCGGCCCGACATCGCCCGGGCGCAGTTGGCGCTGACCCGGTGGCCCTACCCCGACCGCAGCCAGCGCGCGGCTGTCGCCGAGCACCTGGTGTGGATGACGAAGTTCCTGCACCGCCACCATCGCGTCGAAGATGAAGGCCTTTATCCCCTGGTGCGGCAACGAGTCTCACAGGCGGCAGGCCTTCTCGACGCAATGGACGCCGACCATCACGCACTGATTCCGGCGATCGAACAGCTCACCGATAGCGCCCGGCGCTATGCCGCGGACCCGTCGGTCCGTCTGGATCTGGCTACCGCGCTGAACGTGTAG
- a CDS encoding pyridoxamine 5'-phosphate oxidase family protein, translated as MNYTLEVAVVSILDTRVALDWSTIGDQAAAFITTEYASLDRGGAPITWPVTPYVGGNGRSVDVTTGLTYPLKAERARRNPKVSLSFSQPRGSRLVDPATFVIHGRATVRDADLRADSARYLAEVAAHLPEAFDSIPTVMLRRMAWYWARIRIEVTPVRVLWWRGGDLDQPPQLWEPQTLPTVAPSDPAPVGRGAGSWNTRAAADWRMRMRGALDRLGLPVLTSVTPDGWPLPLRVRNAEQIPGGFRMRPPAGIDIVDGPACLTFHTHGPAFESQDNACLGGALPQCR; from the coding sequence TTGAATTATACGCTGGAGGTTGCGGTGGTATCCATACTTGACACCCGGGTCGCCTTGGACTGGTCCACCATTGGCGACCAGGCGGCCGCGTTCATCACTACGGAGTACGCCTCGCTGGACCGCGGCGGCGCGCCCATCACCTGGCCGGTCACGCCTTACGTGGGTGGAAACGGGCGCAGCGTCGATGTGACTACTGGCCTCACCTACCCGCTCAAGGCGGAGCGGGCCCGGCGCAATCCCAAAGTGTCGCTGTCATTTTCGCAACCACGGGGCTCCCGGCTCGTCGATCCGGCGACGTTCGTGATCCATGGCCGGGCCACCGTCCGCGACGCCGACCTGAGGGCCGATTCAGCTCGCTATCTGGCGGAAGTCGCCGCGCACCTACCGGAAGCCTTCGACAGCATCCCCACCGTGATGCTGCGCCGGATGGCGTGGTACTGGGCCCGCATCCGGATCGAAGTCACCCCGGTTCGGGTGCTGTGGTGGCGGGGCGGGGATCTTGATCAGCCGCCGCAACTGTGGGAGCCGCAGACCCTGCCCACGGTGGCGCCGTCGGATCCCGCACCGGTTGGACGCGGCGCCGGATCCTGGAACACCCGCGCGGCGGCGGACTGGAGGATGCGGATGCGCGGTGCACTCGACCGGCTGGGCCTGCCGGTGCTGACCAGCGTCACACCCGACGGCTGGCCGCTGCCGCTGCGCGTGCGGAACGCCGAGCAGATCCCCGGCGGCTTCCGGATGCGCCCGCCCGCCGGCATCGACATCGTCGACGGGCCGGCCTGCCTGACGTTCCACACCCACGGGCCCGCCTTCGAAAGCCAGGACAATGCGTGCTTGGGTGGGGCACTGCCGCAATGTCGGTGA
- a CDS encoding TetR/AcrR family transcriptional regulator, whose translation MVSTSSRPSPRRKYDSSRRRADAEARQRRVIEAAASLFVEQGFGATSIDQIAAAAEVSAPTIYATFGSKAGVLARAIDVAVVGDYEDVPVVDRVLSLIEEASPQEPQQFVAVAHFIHTINARVAPLIRVMEQATSADPALQQLRTSLILALRSDCAAAIEKYWRTALRRGLSKKQAADVMATMTLPQTYSMLTADMGWSPDRYQKWLAQALPQLLLRPELFSD comes from the coding sequence ATGGTGTCAACGAGTTCCCGGCCCTCACCGCGGCGCAAGTACGACAGCAGTCGTCGCCGCGCCGACGCCGAGGCCCGACAGCGCAGAGTGATTGAGGCGGCGGCCAGCCTGTTCGTCGAGCAGGGGTTCGGCGCCACCTCCATTGACCAGATCGCCGCCGCGGCCGAGGTGTCAGCACCGACCATCTACGCGACATTCGGCTCCAAGGCCGGTGTGCTGGCCCGCGCGATCGACGTCGCCGTCGTCGGCGACTACGAAGATGTCCCTGTGGTGGACCGGGTGCTGAGCCTTATCGAGGAGGCCAGCCCGCAGGAACCTCAGCAATTTGTCGCCGTCGCCCATTTCATCCACACCATCAATGCGCGGGTAGCGCCACTGATCCGGGTGATGGAGCAGGCGACATCAGCCGACCCCGCCCTACAGCAGCTGCGCACCAGTCTGATCCTCGCGCTGCGTTCCGATTGCGCTGCGGCGATCGAGAAGTATTGGCGAACCGCCCTGCGCCGTGGCCTCTCCAAGAAGCAAGCCGCCGACGTGATGGCGACAATGACGTTGCCGCAAACCTATTCGATGCTCACCGCCGACATGGGTTGGTCACCGGATCGCTACCAGAAATGGCTCGCCCAGGCGTTGCCGCAGCTGCTCCTGCGGCCGGAACTCTTCAGCGACTGA
- a CDS encoding phosphoketolase family protein, which yields MSPETPTAATLSDDELARIDAYWRAANYLSVGQIYLLDNPLLAEPLSAEDVKPRLLGHWGTTPGLNLVYAHLNRVIRNRDANVIYVAGPGHGGPGLVANAYLEGTYSEVYTGIEEDTDGLRRLFRQFSSPGGIPSHVAAQTPGSIHEGGELGYAMVHAFGAAFDNPDLVVACVVGDGEAETGPLAASWHSNKFLNPAIDGAVLPILHLNGYKIANPTVLARIPHDELDSLLRGYGYRPITVSGDDPLKVHRQLAAALDDAFDDIAAIQHAARTGATSGRPVWPMIVLRTPKGWTGPKVVDGKKVEGTWRSHQVPLADTHDSAERRSQLDEWLRSYRPEELFDAQGRLRAELRALAPTGDRRMSANPHANGGLLLRDLDLPDFRDYAVPVARPACEIHEATRVLGTYLRDVIRRNPDRFRLMGPDETASNRLGAVFEATGRTWLSETTAEDDHLAADGRVMEVLSEHLCQGWLEGYLLTGRHGMFDCYEAFVHIVDSMFNQHTKWLSTSRELPWRRPIASLNYLLSSHVWRQDHNGASHQDPGFIDLVANKRPEVVRVYLPPDANTLLSVADHCLRSRDYVNVIVAGKQPALSYLTMDEAVAHCTRGLGIWQWASTATGEPDVVLACAGDIPTLETLAAADILRRELPELGVRVVNVVDIMRLQPESEHPHGLPDKEFDALFTRDKPVIFAYHGYPWLIHRLAYRRVNHPRIHVRGFKERGTTTTPFDMVMLNDLDRFHLVMDVIDRVDGLAGRAAVLRQRMADARLGARQYTREHGEDDPRIAGWAWESSGRNERSE from the coding sequence GTGAGCCCTGAAACCCCAACAGCCGCGACCCTTTCCGACGACGAACTGGCCCGCATCGACGCGTATTGGCGTGCCGCCAACTACCTATCAGTCGGCCAGATCTACCTGCTGGACAACCCGCTGCTGGCCGAGCCGCTGTCAGCCGAGGACGTCAAACCCCGGCTGCTGGGACATTGGGGCACCACGCCGGGGCTCAACCTCGTCTATGCCCACCTGAACCGGGTAATCCGTAACCGCGACGCCAACGTCATCTACGTCGCCGGCCCGGGGCACGGCGGCCCCGGCTTGGTCGCCAACGCCTACCTCGAAGGCACCTACAGCGAGGTGTACACGGGCATTGAGGAAGACACCGACGGATTGCGGCGGCTGTTTCGGCAGTTCTCCTCCCCCGGCGGCATCCCCAGCCATGTCGCGGCCCAGACCCCCGGGTCCATCCATGAGGGGGGCGAACTCGGGTATGCGATGGTGCATGCCTTCGGCGCGGCTTTCGACAACCCCGATCTGGTGGTCGCCTGCGTGGTCGGTGATGGCGAAGCCGAAACCGGACCGTTGGCCGCCAGCTGGCATTCCAACAAATTCCTCAACCCCGCGATCGACGGCGCGGTGTTGCCGATCTTGCACCTCAACGGATACAAAATCGCCAATCCGACTGTGCTGGCCCGCATTCCGCATGACGAGCTCGATTCGTTGTTGCGGGGCTACGGATACCGGCCGATCACGGTTTCCGGGGACGACCCGCTCAAGGTGCACCGGCAGCTGGCAGCTGCGCTCGACGACGCATTCGACGACATCGCGGCCATCCAGCACGCCGCCCGCACCGGCGCGACTTCCGGTCGGCCAGTGTGGCCGATGATCGTGCTGCGCACCCCCAAGGGCTGGACCGGGCCGAAGGTGGTCGACGGCAAAAAGGTCGAGGGCACCTGGCGCTCGCATCAGGTTCCGCTCGCCGATACCCACGACAGCGCCGAACGTCGCAGCCAGCTTGACGAGTGGCTGCGCAGCTACCGGCCTGAGGAGTTGTTCGACGCCCAGGGCCGGCTGCGGGCGGAGTTGCGGGCGCTGGCGCCCACCGGGGACCGGCGGATGAGCGCCAACCCGCACGCCAACGGCGGGCTGCTGCTGCGGGACCTGGATCTGCCCGACTTCCGCGACTACGCGGTTCCGGTGGCACGTCCGGCCTGCGAAATCCACGAGGCCACCCGGGTGCTCGGTACGTATCTGCGAGACGTGATCCGACGCAATCCGGATCGGTTCCGACTGATGGGTCCCGACGAAACCGCCTCAAACCGGCTCGGCGCAGTGTTCGAGGCCACCGGCCGCACGTGGCTGTCCGAGACCACCGCCGAAGACGACCATCTGGCCGCGGACGGCCGGGTGATGGAGGTGCTTTCCGAGCATCTGTGTCAAGGCTGGTTGGAGGGCTATCTGCTGACCGGCCGTCACGGCATGTTCGACTGCTACGAGGCCTTCGTGCACATTGTCGACTCGATGTTCAACCAGCACACGAAATGGCTGTCGACCAGCCGGGAACTGCCATGGCGGCGACCGATCGCGTCGCTGAACTACCTGCTGAGCTCCCATGTGTGGCGCCAGGACCACAACGGCGCATCGCATCAAGATCCCGGGTTCATCGACCTGGTGGCCAACAAGCGTCCCGAGGTGGTACGGGTCTATCTGCCCCCGGACGCCAACACCTTGCTGTCGGTCGCCGACCACTGCCTGCGCAGCCGTGACTATGTCAACGTCATTGTCGCCGGCAAACAACCAGCGCTGTCCTATCTCACGATGGACGAGGCCGTCGCGCACTGCACTCGCGGGCTCGGCATCTGGCAGTGGGCAAGCACGGCGACCGGTGAGCCCGACGTGGTGCTTGCCTGCGCGGGAGACATCCCGACGCTCGAGACGCTGGCTGCCGCCGACATTCTCCGGCGGGAATTGCCCGAGTTGGGCGTGCGGGTGGTCAACGTCGTCGACATCATGCGGCTGCAACCGGAGTCCGAGCATCCACATGGTTTGCCGGACAAGGAATTTGATGCATTGTTCACGCGCGACAAGCCGGTCATCTTCGCCTACCACGGTTATCCGTGGTTGATCCACCGGCTCGCGTATCGCCGCGTCAATCATCCACGTATTCATGTGCGCGGGTTCAAAGAGCGGGGTACCACCACGACACCGTTCGACATGGTGATGCTCAACGACCTGGATCGCTTCCATCTGGTCATGGATGTCATCGACCGCGTGGACGGGCTGGCCGGTCGAGCCGCCGTGCTGCGCCAGCGCATGGCCGATGCTCGGCTCGGGGCGCGGCAGTACACCCGTGAGCACGGCGAGGACGACCCCCGGATCGCCGGATGGGCCTGGGAGTCGAGCGGGCGGAACGAACGCAGTGAGTGA
- a CDS encoding SDR family oxidoreductase produces MAHTASLGVKVRGKVIVITGGARGIGLATATVLHRLGARVAIGDIDEAKVKESGADLGLDVYGKLDVTDRESFSDFLDRVERQLGPIDVLVNNAGIMPVGRIIDERDSVTRRILDINVYGVILGSKLAVERMVPRGRGQVINVASLAGELYAVGLATYCASKHAVVAFTDSARLEYRSAGVKFSMVSPTFVNTELTAGTHGVKGFKNAEAADIADAIVRLVARPKPRVRVTRAAGAMVVAQKFMPRPLAEGLNRILGGEHVFTDDVDVAERKAYEARARGQD; encoded by the coding sequence ATGGCACACACGGCATCCCTCGGTGTCAAGGTGCGAGGCAAGGTCATCGTCATCACCGGCGGCGCACGAGGCATCGGGTTGGCGACGGCAACCGTCCTACACAGGTTGGGCGCCCGGGTTGCGATCGGCGACATCGACGAGGCGAAGGTCAAGGAGTCCGGTGCCGACCTCGGGCTGGACGTCTACGGCAAACTCGATGTCACCGACCGAGAGTCGTTTTCGGACTTTCTCGACCGGGTCGAGCGCCAACTCGGCCCGATCGACGTGCTGGTCAACAACGCCGGCATCATGCCAGTCGGCCGGATTATCGACGAGCGGGACTCGGTCACCCGCCGCATCTTGGACATCAACGTCTACGGGGTCATCCTGGGCAGCAAGTTGGCCGTTGAGCGGATGGTCCCACGCGGGCGTGGGCAGGTCATCAACGTCGCCTCGCTTGCCGGCGAGCTCTATGCGGTGGGGCTGGCCACCTACTGCGCCAGTAAACACGCGGTGGTCGCGTTCACCGATTCGGCCAGACTCGAATACCGCTCGGCCGGCGTGAAGTTCTCCATGGTGTCTCCCACATTCGTCAACACCGAACTGACCGCCGGCACCCACGGGGTCAAGGGGTTCAAGAACGCGGAGGCGGCCGACATCGCCGACGCGATCGTGCGGCTGGTGGCGCGCCCCAAGCCACGGGTGCGGGTCACCCGGGCGGCCGGCGCGATGGTCGTCGCGCAGAAGTTCATGCCGCGGCCGCTGGCCGAGGGACTGAACCGCATCTTGGGCGGCGAACACGTCTTCACCGACGACGTCGACGTCGCCGAGCGCAAAGCCTACGAGGCCCGCGCTCGTGGACAGGACTGA
- a CDS encoding GNAT family N-acetyltransferase has product MTQVRTAVPEDAEAVARVHVRSWQCAYPGLIDQEYLDGLRPEVWARRYTFGRMGLRLPATVVAVDGAAICGLATTGLCRDYDLPNSGELLAIYVDPAWMGSGVGRLLMAAARDRLRRVGVRHASLWVLDGNVRARRFYERDGWQFDGTRRTEVFGATTVEQLRYQCTPV; this is encoded by the coding sequence GTGACGCAGGTGCGCACGGCCGTCCCGGAGGACGCCGAAGCGGTGGCTCGGGTTCACGTCCGGTCGTGGCAGTGCGCCTACCCGGGACTCATCGACCAGGAATATCTCGACGGTCTGCGGCCGGAGGTGTGGGCGCGCAGATACACGTTCGGCCGCATGGGCCTCCGGCTGCCGGCCACCGTGGTGGCCGTCGACGGTGCTGCCATCTGCGGCTTGGCCACCACGGGACTGTGCCGGGACTACGACTTGCCGAATTCCGGTGAGCTGCTGGCAATCTACGTGGATCCCGCCTGGATGGGTAGCGGGGTCGGCCGTTTGCTGATGGCCGCTGCCCGTGATCGGCTGCGTCGAGTCGGGGTCAGGCACGCTTCGTTGTGGGTGCTGGACGGCAATGTCCGCGCCCGGCGGTTCTACGAGCGCGATGGGTGGCAGTTCGACGGCACACGGCGCACCGAGGTCTTCGGGGCCACGACGGTAGAACAACTGCGCTACCAATGCACGCCGGTCTGA